In Serratia marcescens subsp. marcescens ATCC 13880, a single genomic region encodes these proteins:
- a CDS encoding sugar efflux transporter — MPTSSAVTRRTPDLTSLAFLAVAFLTGIAGALQTPTLSLFLETEVKVRPALVGLFFTGSAVIGILVSQFLAGRSDKKGDRKSLIFLCCMLGALGFTLFAWSRNYYLLLLVGVLLTSFGSTANPQMFALAREHADRTGREAVMFTSIMRAQVSLAWVIGPPIAFALALGFGFKTLYLAGAAAFVLCGLLVWQRLPSMPKAVATGAPLAAPRQHRRDALLLFAACTLMWTANSMYLITMPLYVVHELRLPERLAGILMGAAAGLEIPIMLLAGLAANRCGKRFLMRVAVAAGVLFYAGLLLITGSGQLIALQLLNAAFIGVLAGIGMLYFQDLMPGQAGTATTLFTNTIRVGWIIAGALAGAVAEIWSYHAVFYAALAMAAGATLCLWRLKDA, encoded by the coding sequence ATGCCAACTTCATCCGCAGTAACGCGACGCACGCCCGATCTCACTTCGCTGGCCTTTTTGGCGGTGGCCTTCCTAACCGGTATCGCCGGCGCGTTGCAAACCCCGACGCTGAGCCTGTTTCTGGAAACCGAAGTCAAGGTGCGGCCGGCGCTGGTCGGGCTATTCTTTACCGGCAGCGCGGTGATCGGCATTCTGGTCAGCCAGTTTCTCGCCGGCCGTTCGGATAAAAAAGGCGACCGCAAATCACTGATCTTCCTCTGCTGCATGCTGGGCGCGTTGGGATTCACCCTGTTCGCCTGGAGCCGCAACTATTACCTGCTGCTGCTCGTCGGCGTGCTGCTCACCAGCTTCGGCTCCACCGCTAACCCGCAAATGTTCGCGCTGGCGCGCGAACACGCCGATCGTACCGGGCGCGAGGCGGTGATGTTCACCTCTATCATGCGCGCCCAGGTCTCGCTCGCCTGGGTAATCGGCCCGCCGATCGCCTTCGCGCTGGCGCTGGGATTCGGCTTCAAGACCCTGTATCTGGCGGGCGCGGCGGCCTTTGTGTTGTGCGGCCTGCTGGTGTGGCAGCGGTTGCCTTCGATGCCGAAAGCCGTCGCGACGGGCGCCCCGCTGGCCGCGCCGCGCCAGCATCGCCGCGATGCGCTGCTGCTGTTCGCCGCCTGCACCCTGATGTGGACCGCCAACAGCATGTACCTGATCACTATGCCGCTGTATGTGGTGCACGAACTGCGGCTGCCGGAGCGGCTGGCCGGGATATTGATGGGCGCCGCCGCCGGGCTGGAGATCCCGATCATGCTGCTCGCCGGGCTGGCGGCGAACCGCTGCGGCAAGCGTTTCCTGATGCGCGTGGCGGTGGCCGCCGGCGTGCTGTTCTACGCTGGTCTGCTGCTTATCACCGGCAGTGGGCAACTCATCGCTCTGCAGCTGCTGAATGCGGCGTTTATCGGCGTGCTGGCGGGGATCGGCATGCTCTATTTCCAGGATTTGATGCCCGGTCAGGCCGGCACGGCCACCACGCTGTTCACCAATACCATTCGGGTGGGTTGGATCATCGCCGGCGCCCTCGCCGGCGCGGTGGCGGAAATCTGGAGCTACCATGCGGTGTTTTACGCCGCGCTGGCGATGGCGGCAGGCGCGACGCTGTGTCTGTGGCGGTTGAAAGACGCTTAA
- a CDS encoding YkgJ family cysteine cluster protein has protein sequence MDCRSDCGACCIAPSISSPIPGMPNGKPANTRCIHLDERLRCGLFHSPLRPKVCGSLQPSRDMCHDHRDQALIYLARLEADTAP, from the coding sequence ATGGACTGTCGCAGCGACTGCGGCGCCTGCTGTATCGCGCCGTCAATATCCAGCCCGATCCCCGGCATGCCAAACGGCAAGCCCGCCAATACCCGCTGCATTCATCTGGATGAGCGGCTGCGCTGCGGCCTGTTTCATTCGCCGCTGCGGCCGAAGGTGTGCGGCAGCCTGCAGCCGAGCCGCGACATGTGCCACGATCACCGCGATCAGGCGCTGATTTATCTCGCCAGGCTGGAAGCGGACACCGCGCCTTAA
- the mtr gene encoding tryptophan permease yields the protein MSTDTIQKLARPSVLGGAMIIAGTAVGAGMFSIPIVTSGVWFSGSVALLVYTWACMLLSGLMILEATLHYPSGASFNTMVKDLLGKGWNAVNGLSVAFVLYILTYAYISAGGSIIAHTLEGIVGVGQTTAGLVFALVVAFIVWLSTRAVDRLSTILIGGMVITFVMSVGDMFTHVQPAVLFNTGDDQASYLPYALAALPYLLTSFGYHGNIPGLVKYYRKDSGSVVRSLVYGTLLALAIYILWQYVIQGNIARDAFKQVIAEGGNIGSLLKQMGNVSSSQTVSQLLNAFSYMALASSFLGVSLGLFDYLADFCKFKDDAVGRSKTALVTFVPPTLAALLFPNGFLYAIGFAGLAATVWAVIVPALMARASRRRYPQAGYRAPGGNGVILFVILFGLINAAAHILSLFGLLPVFR from the coding sequence ATGTCTACGGACACCATCCAGAAGCTGGCCCGCCCTTCCGTCCTCGGCGGCGCGATGATCATTGCCGGAACCGCCGTTGGCGCCGGCATGTTTTCCATTCCGATCGTCACTTCCGGTGTCTGGTTCAGCGGCTCCGTCGCGCTGCTGGTGTATACCTGGGCCTGCATGCTGCTTTCCGGCCTGATGATCCTCGAAGCCACGCTGCACTACCCGAGCGGCGCCAGCTTCAACACCATGGTCAAGGATCTGCTGGGCAAAGGCTGGAACGCCGTGAACGGCCTGTCGGTGGCGTTCGTGCTGTACATCCTGACCTACGCCTATATCTCGGCCGGCGGCTCGATCATCGCGCACACGCTGGAGGGCATCGTCGGCGTCGGCCAGACCACCGCCGGCCTGGTGTTCGCGCTGGTCGTGGCGTTTATCGTCTGGCTCTCCACCCGCGCGGTCGACCGCCTGAGCACCATTCTGATCGGCGGTATGGTGATCACCTTCGTGATGTCGGTGGGCGACATGTTTACCCACGTGCAGCCCGCGGTGCTGTTCAACACCGGCGATGACCAGGCCAGCTATCTGCCTTACGCCCTGGCGGCGCTGCCTTACCTGCTGACCTCATTCGGCTACCACGGCAACATTCCCGGGCTGGTGAAGTACTACCGCAAGGACAGCGGCTCCGTGGTGCGCAGCCTGGTGTACGGCACCCTGCTGGCATTGGCGATCTACATCCTGTGGCAGTATGTGATCCAGGGCAATATCGCGCGCGACGCCTTTAAGCAGGTGATCGCCGAGGGCGGCAACATCGGCAGCCTGCTCAAGCAAATGGGCAACGTCTCCAGCAGCCAAACCGTCAGCCAACTGCTGAACGCCTTCTCCTATATGGCGCTGGCCAGCTCGTTCCTCGGCGTGTCGCTGGGCCTGTTCGACTACCTGGCGGACTTCTGCAAGTTCAAGGACGACGCCGTCGGGCGCAGCAAGACCGCGCTGGTGACCTTTGTGCCGCCGACCCTGGCCGCGCTGCTGTTCCCGAACGGTTTCCTGTACGCCATCGGCTTCGCCGGGCTGGCGGCCACCGTCTGGGCGGTGATCGTGCCGGCGCTGATGGCGCGCGCCAGCCGCCGCCGCTATCCGCAGGCCGGTTACCGCGCGCCGGGCGGCAACGGCGTGATCCTGTTCGTCATCCTGTTCGGGTTGATCAACGCCGCCGCGCATATTCTGTCGCTGTTCGGCCTGCTGCCGGTCTTCCGGTAA
- the yeiP gene encoding elongation factor P-like protein YeiP: MARANEIKRGMAISYNGKLLLVKDIDVQSPSARGASTLYKMRFSDVRTGLKVEERFKGDDILDTISLSRRKVNFSYIDGEEYVFMDDEDYTPYIFKKDQIEDELLFIPEGGLPGMQVLTLDGQVLALELPQTVDMEIVETAPGIKGASASARNKPATMATGLVIHVPEYLSAGDKIRIHIAERRYMSRAD, translated from the coding sequence ATGGCAAGAGCTAACGAAATTAAGCGCGGCATGGCGATCAGCTACAACGGCAAGCTGCTGCTGGTAAAAGATATCGACGTGCAGAGCCCGAGCGCCCGCGGCGCCAGCACCCTGTACAAAATGCGCTTCTCCGACGTGCGCACCGGCCTGAAAGTGGAAGAACGCTTCAAGGGCGACGATATCCTGGACACCATTTCCCTGTCGCGCCGCAAGGTGAACTTCTCCTATATCGACGGCGAAGAATACGTGTTCATGGATGACGAAGATTACACGCCGTACATCTTCAAGAAAGACCAGATCGAAGACGAGCTGCTGTTCATTCCGGAAGGCGGCCTGCCGGGCATGCAGGTGCTGACGCTGGATGGCCAGGTGCTGGCGCTGGAGCTGCCGCAGACCGTGGATATGGAAATCGTCGAGACCGCGCCGGGCATCAAAGGCGCTTCCGCCAGCGCCCGCAACAAACCGGCCACCATGGCGACCGGTCTGGTGATCCATGTGCCGGAATACCTCAGCGCCGGCGACAAGATCCGCATTCATATCGCCGAACGCCGCTACATGAGCCGCGCCGACTAG